In a genomic window of Gossypium arboreum isolate Shixiya-1 chromosome 9, ASM2569848v2, whole genome shotgun sequence:
- the LOC108457236 gene encoding myosin-8-like: MVSQVAPSNIIAGSIVWVEDPEVAWIDGEVKEIKGEKITVKCTSGKLVVRKTSNVYPKDPEFPPSGVDDMTKLAYLHEPGVLQNLRCRFDINEIYTYTGGILIAINPFQRLPHLYENRVMEKYKGANVGELSPHPFAIADSAYRQMIKEQISQAILVSGESGAGKTESTKMLMQYLAFMGGRNNNTGERSVEQKVLESNPVLEAFGNAKTVRNNNSSRFGKFVEIQFDGRGRISGAAIRTYLLERSRVCQVSDPERNYHCFYMLCAAPPEDVEKFKVGNPRTFHYLNQSNCFELDVLDDSKEYLETKRAMDIVGINQAEQEAIFRVVAAILHLGNVEFVKGKKTDGAEPKDDKSRMHLKTAADLFMCDEKSLEDSLCKRVIVTRGDRITKSLDPATAAISRDALAKIVYSKLFDWLVQKINISIGQDLESKFLIGVLDIYGFESFKTNSFEQFCINLTNEKLQQHFNQHVFKMEQEEYKKEQIDWSYIEFVDNQDILDLVEKKPGGIIALLDEACMFPRSTHETFAEKLYQTFKDHKRFVKPKLSRTDFTICHYAGDVTYQTELFLEKNKDLVVPEHQALLNASKCSFVSSLFPPLPEETSKSSKFSSIATGFKQQLQSLLETLNATEPHYVRCIKPNNALKPGIFENNNILQQLRCGGVMEAIRISTAGFPSRKMFREFINRFSILAPEVLNGSYNDVAASKRILEKSNLSGYQVGKTKVFLRAGQMAELDARRGAVLGVSAIVIQRKVRAYLSRRHFILLRLSSIKLQAFCRGQAVRHQYARMRRAAACLNIQKHSRKFLARKAYKNLYFSSVTIQAGIRGMIARDKLLLRKQMRAVTVIQSQCRRFLASRHYLRLKKAAITTQCAWRGKLARRELRNIRMAAKETGALLEANTKLEKQVEELTWELKKLQREKELLMKESGGTKNIAGKVPIIKEVPVIDNEFMVKLTAENEQLKALVTSLEKKIEETNKLSEERLKQASEAEMKIIELKTAMQRLEEKISDMETEDKILRQKALQSAPSRKMSPQSSFASSTPLQNGNHAQLNSGPSKRFGREDSRMRRSKIELPQAQEGVDSLIKCTTQNLGFSQEKPVAAFTIYKCLVHWRTLEAERTSVFDNLIQMIGSSLEKQDDNDHMAYWLSNTSALLFLLQSSLKSSAAVQKPPAPTSFFSRMTQSFRSSSANLAVGVVRQVEAKYPALLFKQQLTAYVEKIYGIIRDNLKKDLSLLLSCCIQVPRASKGTAFKTFEESEEVDSSPACHWQRIIESLNKHLSTLKENFVPPTLIQKIFIQIFAYINTQLFNSFLVRRECCTFSNGQYVKYGLAELELWCAQVTEEYAGSSWGELKHTRQAVAFLVLQEKSSITYNEITNELCPVLSVQQLYRICALFRDDSNNAPSVSPDVISSMKHLLSDGSADDGGSTFLLEDDISFPFSVEDIIGSMRVKEFAKVKPAAELTENPAFQFLLQD; the protein is encoded by the exons ATGGTGTCACAGGTTGCTCCATCCAATATTATTGCTGGATCTATTGTTTGGGTGGAGGACCCTGAGGTAGCTTGGATAGATGGGGAAGTTAAAGAAATTAAAGGGGAAAAGATTACAGTAAAATGTACATCAGGGAAACTG GTTGTGAGGAAGACATCTAATGTGTatccaaaggaccctgaatttCCTCCCTCTGGTGTTGATGATATGACAAAGCTAGCATATTTACATGAACCTGGAGTTCTGCAGAATTTAAGATGTCGATTTgatattaatgaaatatat ACCTACACAGGAGGTATATTGATTGCTATAAATCCTTTTCAAAGATTGCCACATTTATATGAAAATCGCGTGATGGAAAAATACAAAGGGGCAAATGTGGGTGAACTTAGCCCACATCCATTTGCTATTGCAGATTCTGCCTATAG ACAGATGATTAAGGAGCAAATAAGCCAAGCAATTTTGGTAAGTGGGGAAAGTGGAGCTGGTAAAACAGAGAGTACAAAGATGCTTATGCAGTATCTAGCTTTTATGGGAGGGAGAAATAACAACACAGGGGAACGATCTGTGGAGCAAAAGGTCTTGGAG TCGAATCCTGTTCTAGAAGCATTCGGGAATGCAAAGACTGTCAGAAACAATAATTCAAG TCGCTTTGGCAAGTTTGTGGAAATTCAGTTCGATGGAAGGGGGAGAATTTCTGGAGCTGCAATAAGGACTTATTTGCTTGAACGATCTCGTGTTTGCCAAGTGTCTGATCCAGAGAGAAACTATCATTGCTTTTACATGCTTTGTGCTGCACCGCCAGAG GATGTTGAGAAGTTCAAAGTTGGAAATCCACGAACTTTTCATTATTTGAATCAGTCAAATTGTTTTGAGCTGGATGTACTAGATGATTCTAAAGAGTATCTTGAGACTAAGAGAGCTATGGATATTGTTGGGATCAACCAGGCAGAGCAG GAGGCAATATTTCGAGTTGTGGCTGCTATTCTACATTTAGGAAATGTTGAGTTTGTAAAGGGAAAGAAAACAGATGGTGCTGAACCTAAAGATGATAAATCTCGGATGCATCTAAAAACTGCTGCAGACTTATTCAT GTGTGATGAAAAGTCTCTTGAAGACTCCTTATGTAAACGTGTTATTGTGACTCGTGGTGATCGCATTACAAAATCTCTTGATCCAGCTACTGCAGCTATCAGCAGGGATGCTTTGGCCAAAATTGtttattcaaaattatttgaCTG GCTCGTTCAGAAGATAAATATTTCTATTGGTCAGGATCTGGAATCAAAATTCTTGATTGGTGTCCtggatatttatggatttgagaGTTTCAAGACAAACAG TTTTGAGCAATTTTGCATCAATTTGACGAATGAAAAGCTGCAACAGCATTTTAATCAG CATGTTTTTAAGATGGAGCAGGAGGAATATAAAAAGGAACAAATTGACTGGAGTTATATAGAGTTTGTTGATAATCAAGATATTCTTGATCTTGTTGAAAAG AAACCTGGTGGCATCATTGCTCTTCTTGACGAGGCTTG CATGTTTCCTCGATCAACACATGAGACATTTGCGGAAAAACTCTATCAGACTTTTAAGGACCATAAACGCTTCGTTAAGCCTAAGTTGTCACGCACTGACTTCACCATTTGCCATTATGCTGGTGAT GTGACTTACCAAACTGAGCTATTCCTGGAGAAGAACAAAGATTTAGTTGTTCCAGAGCATCAGGCTCTCTTGAATGCTTCCAAATGCTCTTTTGTTTCAAGCTTGTTTCCTCCTTTACCTGAGGAAACTtccaaatcatcaaaattttccTCAATAGCTACTGGCTTCAAG CAACAACTCCAATCTTTACTTGAGACTTTGAATGCCACTGAACCACACTATGTACGTTGTATAAAGCCAAATAATGCTCTTAAGCCAGGAAtatttgaaaataataatatactaCAACAACTTCGTTGTGGG GGAGTGATGGAAGCAATTAGAATTAGCACTGCTGGATTTCCCTCTCGAAAGATGTTTCGTGAATTTATAAATCGGTTTTCCATATTGGCTCCAGAGGTTCTCAATGGGAG CTATAATGATGTTGCTGCTAGCAAGAGGATTCTGGAAAAGAGTAACCTCAGTGGTTATCAG GTTGGTAAAACAAAAGTTTTTCTGAGGGCGGGTCAGATGGCTGAACTAGATGCACGTCGAGGTGCGGTTTTAGGAGTATCAGCAATTGTTATACAGAGAAAAGTCCGTGCATATTTGAGTCGCAGACACTTTATCTTGTTGCGGTTATCTTCCATAAAACTTCAAGCCTTCTGTAGAG GACAAGCAGTACGCCATCAGTATGCTAGGATGAGAAGAGCAGCTGCTTGTTTGAATATTCAAAAACATTCACGCAAGTTTCTTGCTAGGAAAGCATACAAGAATTTGTACTTCTCATCTGTTACCATCCAAGCGGGTATTCGTGGGATGATTGCTCGTGATAAACTTCTATTGAGGAAGCAGATGAGAGCTGTAACAGTAATTCAG AGTCAATGTCGCCGATTCTTAGCCAGCCGTCATTACTTGAGGTTAAAGAAAGCAGCAATCACCACACAATGTGCTTGGAGAGGAAAACTTGCACGTAGAGAATTACGGAATATAAGAATG GCTGCCAAGGAAACTGGTGCCCTCCTAGAAGCCAACACTAAGCTGGAAAAGCAAGTTGAAGAACTTACATGGGAGTTGAAGAAGTTGCAACGTGAAAAAGAGTTACTAATGAAGGAAAGCGGAGGCACAAAGAACATTGCTGGAAAAGTTCCTATAATTAAGGAGGTCCCAGTAATTGATAATGAATTTATGGTTAAGCTTACTGCTGAAAATGAACAGCTTAAG GCTCTGGTAACTTcattagaaaagaaaattgaagaaacaaACAAGCTTAGTGAAGAGCGGCTAAAGCAGGCTTCGGAGGCTGAGATGAAGATAATTGAGCTGAAAACTGCAATGCAAAG ATTAGAAGAAAAGATCTCAGACATGGAAACTGAGGACAAGATTTTGAGACAGAAAGCATTGCAGAGTGCACCTAGTAGGAAAATGTCACCACAATCGTCATTTGCGTCATCTACA CCTTTGCAAAATGGTAATCAT GCTCAATTGAATTCTGGTCCATCAAAAAGGTTTGGTAGAGAAGATAGCAGAATGAGGAGATCTAAGATTGAATTGCCACAA GCACAAGAGGGTGTTGATTCTCTAATAAAATGTACCACACAGAATCTTGGATTCAGCCAAGAAAAGCCTGTTGCAGCATTTACAATATACAAATGCCTTGTTCACTGGAGAACATTAGAAGCTGAAAGGACAAGTGTATTTGATAATCTTATTCAGATGATTGGCTCTTCACTAGAG AAACAAGATGACAATGATCACATGGCTTATTGGCTGTCGAACACATCTGCTTTGTTGTTTTTGCTTCAAAGTAGTTTGAAATCCTCTGCTGCAGTACAGAAGCCTCCTGCTCCAACTTCATTTTTTTCCAGGATGACCCAA AGTTTTCGTTCATCTTCTGCGAATCTAGCAGTTGGTGTAGTACGCCAGGTTGAGGCCAAGTATCCAGCTCTACTTTTCAAGCAGCAGCTCACAGCATATGTAGAAAAAATCTATGGAATCATTAGAGACAACTTGAAAAAGGACTTGTCATTGCTTCTTTCTTGTTGCATCCAG GTACCTAGGGCATCAAAGGGAACTGCTTTTAAAACGTTTGAAGAGTCAGAAGAAGTCGATAGCTCTCCCGCTTGTCATTGGCAAAGAATTATTGAATCCCTGAACAAGCATCTGAGcacattaaaagaaaatttt GTGCCTCCAacacttattcagaagattttcaTTCAAATATTTGCATATATAAATACACAGCTCTTTAATAG CTTTCTTGTTCGTAGAGAGTGCTGCACATTTAGCAATGGGCAATATGTGAAGTATGGCTTAGCTGAGCTGGAACTATGGTGTGCCCAAGTGACAGAAGAG TATGCAGGATCATCATGGGGTGAACTCAAACACACAAGGCAAGCTGTTGCTTTCTTG